One Globicephala melas chromosome 6, mGloMel1.2, whole genome shotgun sequence genomic window carries:
- the LOC115854675 gene encoding LOW QUALITY PROTEIN: uncharacterized protein (The sequence of the model RefSeq protein was modified relative to this genomic sequence to represent the inferred CDS: inserted 1 base in 1 codon; deleted 1 base in 1 codon) has product MNKDLRRRRCEERGGRAEACALASRRRPAAPAGGQGRGEPGGAEGGGSDEVRGNPRLLGHQRASRSRGXEPWGGAFRENVSAPQHASDLINPLGKDRGSGWRTDCGELKKLTCAAIKRAAALSDSPRATVIAPEPAAGGPGSSLPSQEKRTKRGDGLGDGPALQTLQSLETKPPLQASTSRRDKGSEEIQRPMGEIGGFRASQVGALGERYNGRVSIPNTG; this is encoded by the exons ATGAATAAAGACCTGCGGAGAAGGCGGTGCGAGGAGCGCGGCGGCCGGGCTGAGGCGTGCGCGCTCGCGTCCCGGAGGCGCCCGGCCGCCCCGGCCG gggggcaggggcgCGGGGAACCCGGCGGTGCGGAGGGAGGAGGAAGCGACGAGGTCAGAGGAAACCCAAGACTCCTGGGGCACCAAAGGGCTTCCCGCAGTCGGG ATGAGCCCTGGGGAGGAGCCTTTCGCGAGAACGTGAGCGCGCCCCAACACGCCTCAGACCTCATAAACCCACTTGGCAAAGACCGGGGAAGCGGCTGGCGGACCGACTGCGGTGAACTCAAGAAATTAACC TGCGCTGCAATTAAACGGGCTGCCGCCCTTTCAGACTCACCTCGAGCGACCGTGATAGCTCCCGAACCGGCCGCGGGGGGACCTGGCTCCTCCCTCCCGTCCCAGGAGAAGAGGACAAAAAGGGGAGATGGACTTGGAGATGGCCCCGCCCTTCAAACGCTCCAATCCTTGGAAACTAAACCTCCTCTCCAAGCCTCCACGTCTAGAAGGGACAAAGGCAGCGAGGAGATCCAGAGACCGATGGGGGAGATAGGTGGCTTTCGGGCTTCTCAAGTGGGTGCTTTGGGCGAAAGGTACAATGGCCGAGTTTCCATTCCAAATACAGGATAG